From the genome of Suricata suricatta isolate VVHF042 chromosome 3, meerkat_22Aug2017_6uvM2_HiC, whole genome shotgun sequence, one region includes:
- the LOC115286992 gene encoding tetratricopeptide repeat protein 30A-like translates to MAALSSAQIPDGEFTAVVYRLIRDSRYAQAVQLLGGELQRSPRSRAGLSLLGYCYYRLQEFTLAAECYEQLSQLHPELEQYRLYQAQALYKACLYPEATRVAFLLLDNPAYHNRVLRLQAAIKYSEGDLPGAKSLVEQLLGGEGAEDSGGENEPDGQVNLGCLLYKEGQYEAACSKFFAALQASGYRPDLSYNLALAYYSNRQYASALKHIADIIEHGIRQHPELGVGMTTEGIDVRSVGNTLVLHQTALVEAFNLKAAIEYQLRNYEVAQETLTDMPPRAEEELDPVTLHNQALMNMDARPTEGFEKLQFLLQQNPFPPETFGNLLLLYCKYEYFDLAADVLAENAHFTYKFLTPYLYDFLDALITCQTAPEEAFIKLDGLAGILTEQLRRVTKQVQEARHNRDDEAVKKAVNEYDDTLEKYIPVLMAQAKIYWNLENYPMVEKIFRKSVEFCNDHDVWKNMSKHMIVLRDSVIQECVQFLEQCELYGRNIPAVIEQPLEEERMHTGKNTVTYESRQLKALIYEIIGWNI, encoded by the exons ATGGCCGCGCTGAGCAGCGCGCAGATCCCCGATGGGGAGTTCACTGCCGTCGTGTACCGGCTCATCCGCGATTCGCGCTACGCCCAGGCCGTGCAGCTGCTGGGCGGCGAGCTCCAGCGGAGCCCGAGGAGCCGCGCCGGCCTGTCGCTGCTGGGCTACTGCTACTACCGCCTGCAGGAGTTCACGCTGGCGGCCGAGTGCTATGAGCAGCTGAGCCAGCTGCACCCCGAACTGGAGCAGTACCGCCTGTACCAGGCCCAGGCCCTGTACAAGGCCTGCCTCTATCCAGAGGCCACCCGGGTCGCCTTCCTCCTCCTGGACAACCCCGCCTACCACAACCGGGTCCTCCGTCTACAAGCCGCGATCAAGTACAGCGAGGGTGACCTGCCAGGGGCCAAGAGCCTGGTGGAGCAGCTACtgggcggggaaggggcagaggacagTGGGGGCGAGAACGAGCCCGATGGTCAGGTCAACCTGGGGTGTTTGCTCTACAAGGAGGGACAGTATGAGGCCGCGTGTTCCAAGTTCTTTGCGGCCCTCCAGGCTTCTGGCTACCGGCCTGACCTTTCCTACAACCTGGCTTTGGCCTATTACAGTAACCGACAATATGCCTCCGCTCTAAAACATATTGCCGACATTATTGAACATGGCATCCGCCAGCACCCAGAGCTAGGTGTGGGCATGACCACTGAGGGTATTGATGTTCGAAGTGTTGGCAACACCTTAGTCCTTCACCAGACTGCCCTGGTGGAAGCCTTCAACCTCAAGGCAGCCATAGAATACCAGTTGAGAAACTATGAGGTGGCCCAGGAAACCCTCACTGACATGCCACCCAGGGCAGAAGAAGAGTTGGACCCGGTGACCCTGCACAACCAGGcgctaatgaacatggatgccaGGCCTACAGAAGGGTTTGAAAAGCTACAGTTTTTGCTCCAACAGAACCCCTTTCCCCCGGAGACCTTTGGCAACCTGCTGCTGCTCTACTGCAAGTATGAGTATTTTGACCTGGCAGCAGATGTCCTGGCTGAGAATGCCCATTTCACTTACAAGTTCCTCACACCCTATCTCTATGACTTCTTGGATGCCTTGATCACTTGCCAGACAGCCCCTGAAGAGGCGTTCATTAAGCTGGATGGGCTAGCAGGGATACTGACTGAACAGCTCCGGAGAGTCACTAAACAAGTACAGGAAGCAAGACACAATAGAGATGATGAAGCTGTCAAGAAGGCAGTGAATGAATATGATGACACTCTGGAGAAGTATATTCCTGTGTTGATGGCCCAGGCCAAAATCTACTGGAACCTTGAGAATTATCCAATGGTGGAAAAGATCTTCCGCAAATCTGTGGAGTTCTGTAATGACCATGATGTGTGGA AAAACATGTCAAAACACATGATTGTGCTTCGTGACAGTGTTATTCAAGAATGTGTCCAGTTTCTAGAACAATGTGAACTCTATGGGAGAAACATACCTGCTGTTATTGAACAAcctctggaagaagaaagaatgcaTACTGGAAAGAATACAGTCACATATGAATCCAGACAGCTAAAAGCTTTGATTTATGAGATTATAGGATGGAATATATAG